From the genome of Methanobacterium formicicum, one region includes:
- the tsaA gene encoding tRNA (N6-threonylcarbamoyladenosine(37)-N6)-methyltransferase TrmO: MNPVQYNPIGIIHSPFKELHGMPIQPVGARGVKGQIELDKKYESGLKDLDGFSHILLIYHFHLCNGHSLEVKPFLDKVKHGIFATRAPKRPNPIGISVVRLEKIEGTTLHISNVDVVDGTPLLDIKPYIPHFDREEGEDVSIGWFEDKHHQAKDKKSDKRFVD, translated from the coding sequence ATGAACCCAGTACAGTACAATCCCATTGGAATAATACATTCTCCCTTCAAAGAACTCCACGGAATGCCTATACAGCCGGTTGGTGCCCGGGGAGTCAAGGGACAGATAGAACTCGATAAAAAATACGAATCTGGATTAAAAGATTTGGATGGGTTTTCCCACATTCTGCTCATCTATCACTTCCATCTCTGTAACGGCCATTCCCTGGAAGTAAAACCCTTTTTAGATAAGGTAAAACATGGAATATTTGCTACAAGAGCTCCTAAACGACCGAATCCCATTGGCATTTCGGTGGTTCGCCTGGAAAAGATTGAAGGGACCACTCTACATATCAGTAATGTGGACGTGGTGGATGGAACACCTCTCCTGGATATAAAACCTTACATTCCTCATTTTGACCGGGAAGAAGGTGAAGACGTGTCCATAGGCTGGTTTGAGGACAAACATCACCAAGCCAAGGACAAAAAATCAGATAAACGCTTTGTTGATTAA
- a CDS encoding TOBE domain-containing protein, whose translation MKISARNMIKGKVTGVDVGAVMANVKIKIESPDVITAIITKESVKDLDIKDGDEVIALIKSTEVMVAKE comes from the coding sequence ATGAAAATAAGTGCCAGAAATATGATCAAAGGAAAAGTAACCGGAGTTGACGTGGGAGCAGTGATGGCCAATGTTAAAATAAAAATAGAATCTCCAGATGTCATTACCGCAATAATAACCAAAGAATCCGTCAAAGATCTGGACATTAAAGATGGAGACGAAGTAATAGCCCTTATAAAATCCACAGAAGTAATGGTAGCCAAAGAATAA
- a CDS encoding 4Fe-4S binding protein, with the protein MPIVIDEEKCGKIANCPGEGLCIKLCEQGALVEEDGELVLYPDKCDDCDLCITNCPNQAISKA; encoded by the coding sequence ATGCCAATAGTCATAGACGAAGAAAAATGTGGAAAGATCGCTAACTGCCCCGGAGAAGGACTGTGCATCAAACTATGCGAACAGGGTGCTTTAGTCGAAGAAGATGGCGAACTCGTTTTGTATCCGGATAAATGTGATGACTGTGATTTATGCATCACAAACTGCCCTAACCAGGCTATATCCAAAGCTTAA
- the fwdF gene encoding tungsten-dependent formylmethanofuran dehydrogenase subunit FwdF codes for MSAVERDGNDKRSLDYISDKCVGCGICTSICPTESLRLGPVLPIARGLVDMDYVSINKNSCVLCGLCASACPFEAFQFKINDENIKDLDAYPQWKHSASIDNEECLYCKACETACPQDAITIKRELPKRSNLVIGEIEINKDDCIYCGICEEMCPPQAISLTRDRPLDRDIKVDEDKCVYCLVCKRACPVDAIKAACTSCSYGEYELNPEDAKITGRAILQEDSCVNCGWCQEICPVDAAHVVKPFEGEISVNIEECKGESCHACVDVCPCNAASIVDDKSSIEEKFCILCGACSNVCPQKCITIKRDKMNLENIRSKSWQNKLSGLMAGK; via the coding sequence ATGAGTGCAGTGGAAAGAGATGGGAACGACAAACGCTCCCTGGATTACATCAGTGATAAATGTGTGGGATGCGGTATATGTACAAGTATCTGCCCCACAGAATCCTTAAGGCTGGGGCCCGTGCTACCCATAGCCCGGGGACTGGTGGACATGGACTACGTGAGTATCAACAAAAATAGCTGTGTTTTATGTGGTTTGTGCGCATCAGCATGTCCCTTCGAGGCATTCCAGTTTAAGATCAACGATGAAAACATCAAAGATCTTGATGCCTATCCCCAGTGGAAACACTCTGCTTCCATTGACAATGAAGAATGCCTGTACTGCAAAGCCTGTGAAACTGCTTGCCCCCAGGATGCCATAACCATCAAACGGGAATTACCCAAGCGTTCCAACCTGGTGATCGGTGAAATCGAGATAAATAAGGACGACTGCATTTACTGCGGTATCTGTGAAGAGATGTGCCCACCCCAGGCCATATCCTTAACCAGAGATAGGCCCCTGGACCGGGATATTAAAGTAGATGAGGATAAATGTGTTTATTGCCTGGTATGCAAACGTGCCTGTCCAGTAGATGCCATAAAAGCAGCCTGTACTTCCTGTTCCTATGGAGAGTATGAACTGAATCCTGAAGATGCAAAGATCACCGGTAGAGCCATCCTACAGGAAGATTCCTGTGTGAACTGTGGTTGGTGTCAGGAAATCTGTCCGGTAGATGCGGCCCATGTCGTCAAACCATTTGAAGGTGAAATTTCAGTTAACATCGAAGAATGTAAGGGAGAATCCTGCCATGCCTGTGTGGATGTCTGCCCCTGTAATGCAGCAAGTATTGTAGATGATAAGTCATCCATTGAAGAGAAGTTCTGCATCCTGTGCGGTGCCTGTAGTAATGTCTGCCCGCAAAAATGTATCACCATAAAACGGGACAAGATGAATCTGGAAAATATCCGTTCCAAGTCCTGGCAGAACAAACTCTCGGGATTGATGGCTGGAAAGTAA
- a CDS encoding class I SAM-dependent methyltransferase: MKCIKTGENEVEINYKVDWNGLWNKSLQNLPKKNNPESWDNIASKFNEWMEKDDYPEKLLNRIELDSNDSVLDIGCGNGVITIPLAQKAIKVTAMDISSKMLEILMKNAKDSGLNNINTFNQRIEDVTEEDVGKHDVVVASRSLNGVSDIGKELEKINNIAKKSVYLTLWGADNRRFEREMAQLLGRESHRHPDYIYVYNILHDLGIYANVEMLESNTRNYYSNVEEALDRLRWRIGDLNKDEESILREYLEENMIKTTDGTITYSNGKADWVLIWWKKSE, from the coding sequence GTGAAGTGTATAAAAACCGGTGAAAATGAAGTTGAAATAAATTATAAAGTTGATTGGAATGGTTTATGGAATAAATCATTGCAAAATTTGCCTAAAAAGAATAATCCAGAGTCTTGGGATAATATAGCATCGAAATTCAATGAATGGATGGAGAAAGATGATTACCCTGAGAAGCTCCTCAACAGGATAGAGCTGGACTCGAATGATAGTGTTCTGGATATCGGATGTGGTAACGGAGTGATCACTATTCCTCTGGCTCAAAAGGCCATTAAGGTCACTGCCATGGATATTTCCAGTAAAATGCTGGAAATATTAATGAAAAATGCCAAAGATAGCGGTCTTAATAATATTAACACGTTTAATCAACGTATAGAAGATGTAACTGAAGAAGATGTTGGTAAACACGATGTGGTTGTTGCTTCCCGTTCCCTTAACGGTGTTTCAGATATTGGAAAAGAACTGGAAAAGATCAACAACATAGCCAAAAAAAGTGTTTACCTCACTCTTTGGGGTGCTGATAACCGGAGATTTGAGCGTGAGATGGCCCAACTTCTGGGAAGAGAATCACACCGCCATCCTGATTACATATATGTTTACAATATCCTCCATGACCTGGGCATCTACGCCAACGTGGAGATGTTAGAATCCAACACTCGCAATTATTATTCAAATGTGGAAGAAGCTCTGGATAGACTTAGATGGAGAATTGGAGACTTAAATAAGGATGAAGAATCCATTTTAAGAGAATATTTAGAGGAAAATATGATTAAAACCACTGATGGAACCATCACTTATTCCAATGGAAAGGCAGACTGGGTTTTAATCTGGTGGAAAAAAAGTGAATGA
- a CDS encoding ABC transporter substrate-binding protein — protein MMESKNKKILIAVIAIIAVVAAVASYLSFSGTNLLTGSNQITDMTGRTVQVPAQVNKVIATSPPSTNLVYILAPDKLGAWNSNLTAEQKKYTPEKYQKLPVVGGWYSTFQGNPENFLAQNPDVIMFDKANLKNSTPTADDMQQLMGSIPVVAMESSINVTNYTPSIQFAGKLLGAEENSTKLINFYEKVLKTVNSTVSTIPQDQKVKVYYAEGPSGLQTDPSGSPHSQLIDLCGGINVAQVPLKQGNGMSDVNMEQVLQWNPEIIITNNPQFFKNIYTNSSWNNVKAVQDHKVYLAPTAPLGWFDRPPGVNTIIGIPWTAKVLYPDKFTSFNMTSLTKEFYQDFYHVTLSDDDVKTIMSNQTI, from the coding sequence ATGATGGAATCAAAAAATAAAAAAATTCTGATAGCAGTCATTGCCATTATTGCTGTGGTGGCCGCTGTTGCCAGTTATCTGAGTTTCAGTGGGACCAACCTCCTTACCGGCTCTAATCAGATTACAGATATGACCGGGAGGACGGTTCAGGTACCAGCTCAAGTAAACAAGGTAATAGCAACTTCACCCCCCAGCACCAATCTGGTTTACATTCTGGCCCCTGACAAACTCGGGGCTTGGAACTCGAACCTTACAGCCGAACAAAAAAAATACACCCCTGAAAAATACCAAAAACTGCCAGTAGTGGGTGGATGGTACAGCACATTCCAGGGTAACCCTGAAAACTTCTTAGCGCAGAATCCTGACGTTATAATGTTTGATAAGGCTAACTTAAAGAACAGTACACCTACCGCAGATGATATGCAGCAGTTGATGGGTAGTATTCCCGTGGTGGCCATGGAAAGTTCCATTAACGTCACCAACTACACCCCGTCCATCCAGTTTGCTGGAAAACTGCTGGGTGCTGAGGAAAATTCAACTAAGTTAATAAACTTTTACGAAAAGGTTTTAAAAACTGTTAACAGTACCGTGTCCACTATTCCTCAAGATCAGAAGGTTAAAGTGTACTATGCAGAAGGCCCATCTGGATTACAAACAGATCCAAGCGGTTCACCTCATTCACAGCTTATTGACCTTTGTGGAGGAATCAACGTGGCCCAGGTTCCACTTAAACAGGGGAATGGAATGTCTGACGTCAACATGGAACAGGTTCTCCAGTGGAATCCAGAGATAATAATTACCAACAACCCCCAGTTCTTCAAAAACATCTACACCAACTCCTCCTGGAATAATGTAAAGGCCGTGCAGGACCACAAAGTCTACCTGGCCCCAACTGCTCCTCTGGGATGGTTCGACCGACCTCCAGGTGTTAACACCATCATTGGAATACCATGGACGGCTAAAGTGCTCTACCCTGACAAATTCACCAGCTTCAACATGACCAGTTTAACCAAAGAGTTCTACCAAGACTTCTACCATGTTACCCTGAGTGATGACGACGTGAAAACCATAATGAGTAATCAAACCATTTAA
- a CDS encoding FecCD family ABC transporter permease: MNLKTTIKNIPIMAIMVILLVILFVLSFLIGRYPLSPSEVVIALFTGFFHIQTDLAPAVYAVVWDIRMPRIAAAMMVGAALSISGASFQGIFRNPLVSPDILGVSAGAGFGAALAIIMDSSSLTIQIMAFLTGLVAVSLTYFLSRSFKGNATLMMVLGGMAIGALFSAFTSCIKYVADPYSKLPEIVFWLMGSLSKVNTKSVFMIIVPILIGFSVLLMIRWRINVLSMGDEEARSLGVDTEKLRIVVILCCTLLTAAAVSISGIIGWIGLVIPHIARIFVGPDHKKLLPFSIILGAFFLLCVDDVCRTVTAVEIPLGIVTAMIGAPFFIYLLKRGYEGWT, translated from the coding sequence ATGAATTTGAAAACCACCATTAAAAACATACCAATAATGGCCATTATGGTAATTTTATTGGTAATTTTATTCGTACTGTCATTTCTAATAGGCAGATATCCTTTATCACCATCAGAAGTGGTAATAGCACTTTTTACTGGGTTTTTCCATATACAAACTGACTTGGCCCCGGCAGTGTATGCCGTGGTGTGGGATATACGAATGCCCAGAATAGCAGCAGCCATGATGGTGGGAGCTGCCTTATCCATATCGGGAGCATCATTCCAGGGAATATTTAGAAATCCATTGGTATCACCAGACATTTTAGGAGTTTCAGCCGGGGCAGGTTTCGGAGCCGCACTGGCTATAATAATGGATTCCTCATCATTAACTATTCAAATAATGGCTTTTTTAACTGGTCTAGTGGCAGTGAGCCTGACCTATTTCCTCAGTAGAAGTTTCAAGGGAAATGCCACCCTAATGATGGTCCTGGGAGGAATGGCCATTGGCGCTTTATTTTCAGCATTTACCTCCTGTATTAAATATGTGGCCGACCCCTACAGCAAACTGCCCGAGATTGTTTTCTGGCTTATGGGCAGTCTCTCCAAGGTGAACACCAAAAGTGTGTTCATGATAATTGTGCCCATTTTAATCGGATTCAGCGTACTGTTAATGATCAGGTGGCGAATTAACGTGCTCTCCATGGGTGACGAAGAAGCTCGCTCACTGGGAGTTGATACTGAAAAACTGAGAATTGTAGTGATCCTATGCTGTACACTGCTGACTGCCGCCGCGGTGAGTATTAGTGGGATAATTGGATGGATTGGCCTGGTCATACCCCACATAGCCCGTATATTCGTGGGACCGGACCATAAAAAGTTACTTCCTTTCAGTATCATATTAGGAGCCTTCTTTTTACTTTGTGTCGATGACGTGTGTCGGACAGTAACTGCGGTGGAAATTCCACTGGGAATAGTAACTGCAATGATTGGAGCTCCTTTCTTCATTTATTTACTAAAAAGAGGTTACGAGGGTTGGACATGA
- a CDS encoding ABC transporter ATP-binding protein: MNGIIEIENAEFSYNGREKIFQDINLSVGKGEVLCILGPNGTGKTTLIKCLNCLLRLNSGNIFLSGEDIYSFNKTDLARQIGYIPQGHSPVFPFTVLDVVLMGRAPHLDSMSSPSKKDYLIAQECLEKLNMAHMSDKPYTELSGGEKQLIFFARVLAQKPDILLLDEPTSHLDFGNQMRTLNLINKMAESGFTVVMSSHFPDHAFISADKVAIMKDCSLIDYGTPDEVITETNLENAYNIGVKIMDLDQGRKICIPSF, from the coding sequence ATGAATGGAATAATTGAAATAGAAAACGCAGAATTTTCCTACAATGGTAGAGAAAAAATTTTCCAGGACATTAATCTTTCGGTGGGTAAAGGGGAGGTTCTATGCATTTTGGGACCCAATGGTACTGGAAAAACCACTTTAATAAAGTGTTTGAACTGTCTTTTGAGATTAAACTCCGGTAATATCTTTCTATCCGGGGAGGATATTTACTCCTTCAATAAAACAGATCTGGCACGTCAAATAGGTTATATACCCCAGGGCCACAGCCCTGTTTTTCCCTTCACAGTTCTGGATGTGGTTTTAATGGGTCGAGCCCCTCACCTGGATTCCATGTCTTCCCCCTCGAAAAAAGATTATTTGATTGCCCAGGAGTGTCTGGAAAAGTTGAACATGGCCCATATGAGTGACAAGCCCTACACCGAATTGAGTGGTGGGGAAAAACAGTTAATATTTTTCGCCCGTGTACTGGCTCAGAAGCCGGATATCTTGCTTTTAGATGAACCCACATCTCATCTTGACTTTGGGAATCAGATGAGAACACTCAACCTTATTAACAAAATGGCAGAATCTGGTTTTACTGTAGTAATGTCCTCTCATTTCCCTGATCATGCATTTATATCTGCAGACAAGGTGGCCATAATGAAAGATTGCAGTTTGATTGATTATGGAACTCCAGATGAAGTTATAACCGAGACAAATTTGGAAAACGCTTACAATATCGGAGTAAAAATCATGGACCTGGATCAGGGCAGAAAAATATGTATTCCCTCATTTTAA
- a CDS encoding FmdE family protein encodes MDDITPYLNKGREFHGDVCPGIVIGTRIALAGMRELGMNPEEKNRDLIVYVEIDRCMADAIQAVTGVTMGHRTLKYKDYGKFAATFLDLSTGKAVRISAAEGERDPSPNNGGNPNMAGMVEKLTQTPEEELLIIEEVEVDIGENDIPGFPKFKTYCEDCGDRILDSREVLVNGQTLCKACAEGPYYQKIG; translated from the coding sequence ATGGACGATATAACCCCATATTTAAACAAAGGAAGAGAATTTCATGGCGATGTATGTCCCGGTATAGTTATAGGTACTAGAATTGCCCTGGCAGGTATGAGAGAATTGGGAATGAATCCTGAAGAGAAAAATCGGGATTTGATAGTCTACGTGGAAATAGACCGGTGCATGGCCGATGCCATACAGGCGGTTACCGGAGTTACTATGGGCCATCGAACCCTTAAATACAAAGATTACGGTAAATTTGCAGCTACATTCCTGGATTTATCCACTGGAAAGGCAGTGCGAATTTCTGCAGCAGAAGGGGAACGTGACCCATCCCCAAACAATGGGGGTAACCCCAACATGGCCGGGATGGTGGAAAAACTCACTCAAACCCCCGAGGAAGAACTACTGATAATAGAAGAAGTTGAAGTTGATATTGGTGAAAACGACATCCCGGGGTTCCCTAAATTCAAAACTTACTGTGAAGACTGTGGAGACCGAATCCTGGATAGCCGGGAAGTTCTGGTTAATGGACAGACACTGTGTAAGGCCTGTGCTGAAGGACCCTATTACCAAAAAATAGGGTGA
- a CDS encoding Rossmann-like domain-containing protein → MKLIDELIESGRENDSPVRDVRAGVSWTGVHGKYGGVCKTYGIPVAHGNYTKDMGELTNKTTLELAEYAKSWNLVEASIGVAALNSLMKPRGKKNINAQDIIIEESHHKKVVMVGKFPKIDEIRSVARELWILEANPNLTNPKEGIITSEGAEYVFPGSDIIIITGSTLINKGLERYLNLAQKEDAYTIVMGPSTTMSDVLFDYGADMLAGVELLDPEAILRKISQSGGMINTRVCRGEIGFRVLEG, encoded by the coding sequence ATGAAACTAATTGACGAACTAATCGAGTCAGGGCGAGAAAATGATTCCCCTGTCCGAGATGTACGGGCAGGCGTATCCTGGACTGGTGTTCACGGAAAATACGGCGGAGTTTGCAAAACTTACGGCATCCCGGTGGCCCATGGAAATTACACCAAAGATATGGGTGAACTAACCAATAAAACTACCCTGGAACTGGCAGAATATGCCAAGTCCTGGAATCTGGTGGAAGCCAGTATAGGGGTTGCCGCCCTGAATTCCCTGATGAAACCCCGGGGTAAAAAGAATATCAATGCCCAGGATATCATCATCGAGGAAAGTCACCACAAGAAAGTGGTTATGGTGGGAAAGTTTCCCAAAATCGATGAAATAAGATCTGTAGCCAGGGAATTATGGATTTTAGAGGCTAACCCTAACCTGACCAATCCTAAAGAAGGCATAATCACCTCCGAAGGAGCAGAGTATGTGTTTCCAGGGAGTGACATAATCATAATAACTGGTTCAACCCTTATAAACAAGGGACTGGAACGTTACCTGAACCTTGCCCAAAAAGAAGATGCTTACACCATTGTTATGGGGCCCAGCACCACCATGAGTGATGTTCTCTTTGATTACGGTGCGGACATGCTGGCTGGTGTTGAGTTGCTGGATCCTGAGGCTATTCTACGTAAGATCAGCCAGAGCGGGGGTATGATCAACACCAGAGTGTGTCGGGGAGAAATAGGGTTCAGAGTACTGGAAGGTTAA
- a CDS encoding class I SAM-dependent methyltransferase produces MLKVKKGKEKEKKKADKNSQSVDTMLIDGAHAPIYPLIAHQIISKLHITEGVAIDVGAGPASLSVAMARLSDLKIYAMDISAEVIQIAQKSMEKEGLENRIKLVHGDVHQMPFPHDFADLVFSRGSMFFWKDLPTAFREIYRVLKPGGSAYVGGGFGSAEVKEKVKPQFERDPPNSIPKIPIDTLEKAVLKAGINDYTLINDDSGLWVLFKKRNQISI; encoded by the coding sequence ATGTTGAAGGTCAAAAAGGGAAAAGAAAAGGAAAAAAAGAAGGCAGATAAAAACTCGCAATCGGTTGACACTATGTTAATTGATGGAGCCCATGCCCCCATTTATCCCCTAATTGCCCATCAGATCATCAGTAAACTCCATATCACGGAGGGGGTGGCCATTGATGTGGGTGCGGGTCCCGCTTCCCTTTCAGTTGCCATGGCCAGATTGAGTGACCTTAAAATCTATGCCATGGATATATCCGCGGAAGTGATCCAAATTGCACAGAAATCCATGGAAAAAGAAGGCCTTGAAAACAGGATTAAACTTGTGCACGGTGATGTTCATCAGATGCCATTCCCCCATGATTTTGCGGATCTGGTATTTAGCCGGGGGTCCATGTTCTTCTGGAAAGACCTTCCCACCGCCTTTCGCGAGATATACCGTGTATTGAAACCAGGTGGTTCGGCTTATGTGGGTGGGGGTTTTGGAAGTGCTGAGGTGAAGGAAAAAGTTAAACCCCAGTTTGAACGAGACCCCCCTAACAGTATTCCCAAAATTCCCATTGATACTCTGGAAAAAGCCGTTTTAAAAGCAGGAATCAATGATTACACCTTAATTAATGATGATTCCGGATTGTGGGTCTTATTTAAAAAAAGAAACCAAATAAGTATATAA
- a CDS encoding FmdE family protein has protein sequence MDEVIAKIDDPVMLDQIEKVVPFHGHLSTGAFIGLQMLKIASKLLDIKEGDRIFVTCETLNCLPDPFQILHGCTIGNKGLKILDYDKMAITINKGAEPGQDLVKGVRIFLDPAKTVKYPLFHAWYMNEKKVAHEDAISELIKAGDDVYTWEFVEVPVPVKAKKDVRLCEVCGESFVSKDGSAICKGCSD, from the coding sequence ATGGATGAAGTTATTGCAAAAATAGATGATCCGGTGATGTTAGATCAGATCGAGAAAGTAGTTCCCTTCCACGGCCATTTAAGCACCGGGGCCTTTATTGGCTTGCAAATGCTAAAGATAGCCAGTAAACTATTGGATATAAAGGAAGGAGACCGAATTTTTGTTACCTGTGAAACACTTAACTGCTTGCCTGATCCTTTCCAAATCCTCCACGGATGCACCATTGGAAACAAAGGCCTTAAAATTTTGGATTACGATAAAATGGCCATAACCATCAACAAAGGAGCTGAACCAGGACAGGACCTTGTTAAAGGAGTTCGAATATTTTTAGACCCAGCAAAAACAGTGAAATATCCCCTGTTCCACGCATGGTACATGAATGAAAAGAAAGTAGCCCATGAAGATGCTATATCCGAACTGATAAAAGCTGGAGACGATGTTTACACTTGGGAGTTTGTGGAGGTTCCAGTTCCAGTTAAAGCCAAAAAAGATGTAAGGTTATGTGAGGTTTGTGGTGAGTCCTTTGTGAGCAAGGATGGATCAGCCATTTGCAAAGGATGTTCAGATTAA
- a CDS encoding ribbon-helix-helix domain-containing protein — protein sequence MDKQITMKIPEEMYWDLRELSTKKGEIPIGELIRRALDDYIRKNKMKGIL from the coding sequence ATGGACAAACAAATCACCATGAAAATACCTGAGGAAATGTATTGGGATTTAAGGGAACTTTCCACCAAGAAGGGAGAAATTCCCATTGGTGAACTTATTAGAAGGGCTTTAGATGATTATATTCGAAAGAATAAAATGAAAGGAATATTGTAG
- a CDS encoding 4Fe-4S dicluster domain-containing protein: MIIIKLDKTQCEGPKCAKCAYVCPNNVFTIKSDSIFISSPNYCKFCQECLNVCPNTAINIKTIPSSICGF; the protein is encoded by the coding sequence ATGATAATCATTAAATTAGATAAAACACAATGTGAAGGCCCAAAATGTGCAAAATGTGCCTATGTTTGTCCCAATAATGTGTTTACAATAAAGTCTGATTCAATTTTCATCAGCTCCCCCAACTACTGCAAGTTTTGTCAGGAATGTCTAAATGTCTGCCCTAATACTGCGATAAATATCAAAACAATCCCCAGTAGTATTTGTGGATTTTAA
- a CDS encoding NifB/NifX family molybdenum-iron cluster-binding protein, translating to MKIAVASSDGKTVNQHFGQACHFLIFQIGKKGLEFIELREKSKKPVYDHEYRWKRGLDVIKDCKVIFCRRIGEEPRKELEELGIEVVESKKETIPGAITQYLTLMINGIKLEGKTEH from the coding sequence ATGAAGATCGCAGTTGCCTCGAGCGATGGAAAGACTGTAAATCAGCATTTTGGACAGGCATGCCACTTCCTTATCTTCCAAATAGGGAAAAAAGGATTAGAATTCATTGAATTAAGGGAAAAAAGTAAAAAACCAGTCTATGATCATGAATATCGATGGAAAAGGGGATTAGATGTTATAAAGGATTGCAAGGTAATATTCTGCAGGAGAATTGGAGAAGAACCCCGTAAAGAGCTGGAAGAGTTAGGTATTGAAGTTGTTGAGTCAAAAAAAGAAACCATACCCGGTGCCATTACCCAGTATTTGACCCTAATGATCAATGGAATAAAGTTAGAGGGAAAAACAGAACATTAG
- the nifH gene encoding nitrogenase iron protein: MVRKIAIYGKGGIGKSTTTQNTASAMAHFHDKKVMIHGCDPKADSTRMILRGKMQRTMMDTLREDGEEACMDLDNVMSVGFEGIKCVESGGPEPGVGCAGRGVITAITIMEQKKVYEDDLDFVFFDVLGDVVCGGFAMPIRDGKAEEIYVVASGEMMALYAANNLCKGMVKYAEQSGVRLGGIICNSRNVDGEKELLEEFCERIGTQLIYFVPRDNIVQKAEFNKKTVVDFDETCNQAHEYQELARKIIENDNFVIPDPMTMEEMEELVVKYGMMD, encoded by the coding sequence ATGGTAAGAAAAATTGCAATATATGGTAAAGGTGGAATTGGAAAATCTACAACAACTCAAAATACGGCATCAGCCATGGCACACTTTCACGATAAGAAAGTGATGATACACGGCTGTGACCCCAAAGCAGACAGTACAAGAATGATTCTCAGGGGAAAAATGCAGAGAACCATGATGGATACCCTCCGAGAAGATGGAGAAGAAGCATGCATGGATCTGGATAACGTGATGTCCGTGGGTTTCGAAGGAATAAAATGTGTTGAGTCTGGAGGTCCTGAACCTGGTGTTGGATGCGCAGGTAGAGGGGTTATAACCGCCATAACCATCATGGAACAAAAAAAGGTCTACGAAGACGATCTGGACTTCGTTTTCTTCGATGTTCTGGGTGACGTTGTGTGCGGAGGATTCGCAATGCCCATTAGGGATGGGAAAGCCGAAGAGATCTACGTGGTCGCATCTGGAGAGATGATGGCACTGTACGCTGCTAACAACCTGTGTAAAGGTATGGTTAAGTATGCAGAACAAAGCGGTGTCCGGCTGGGAGGAATTATCTGTAACAGCCGAAACGTGGATGGTGAAAAAGAACTCCTGGAAGAATTCTGTGAACGTATCGGAACCCAACTGATCTACTTCGTTCCCCGGGACAACATCGTGCAGAAAGCAGAGTTCAACAAGAAAACAGTGGTTGACTTCGATGAAACCTGTAACCAAGCCCATGAATATCAGGAACTGGCCCGTAAAATTATAGAAAACGATAACTTCGTCATCCCCGACCCCATGACTATGGAAGAAATGGAAGAACTTGTGGTTAAGTACGGTATGATGGATTAA
- a CDS encoding P-II family nitrogen regulator, which yields MKMIRAIVRPDKAETVVNSLSDSGYVALTKMDVIGRGKQKGIQLDNIYYDELPKVMLMLVTPSEEISKVVDIINETAFTGNFGDGKIFISPVEEVYTVRTRSKGL from the coding sequence ATGAAGATGATAAGAGCAATAGTTCGCCCAGACAAAGCTGAAACAGTAGTAAACTCACTATCAGACTCAGGATATGTCGCTTTAACTAAAATGGATGTCATTGGACGTGGAAAGCAGAAAGGTATCCAACTGGATAACATTTACTACGACGAACTACCCAAGGTCATGCTCATGCTAGTGACCCCCTCTGAAGAAATCAGCAAAGTTGTTGACATTATTAACGAAACAGCATTCACCGGGAATTTTGGAGACGGGAAAATCTTTATCAGCCCTGTTGAAGAAGTTTACACTGTCAGAACTCGAAGTAAAGGATTATGA